A single window of Manduca sexta isolate Smith_Timp_Sample1 chromosome 15, JHU_Msex_v1.0, whole genome shotgun sequence DNA harbors:
- the LOC115450935 gene encoding coiled-coil domain-containing protein 93, which translates to MAAKQKNIFTRNKPLMNIYSGIDHDGKEVEVREDAEQIVKWHEISDALVAAGYYRAQLQGLSPFDKIVGGLTWCIELCDIDVDISLLFEENLTIGKKIALTEKIVKILPSMKCPYIIEPHQIQGLDFINIYPLIQWLIKYSSEFREAKEDELRRFAVMQYDKNYIFESDRSRFVQKEKLLKNLAIVRNLYKPCRVRKRKGGLPANELEQVNATLSEYDQRMLMHVSSNKTDSKKDEGLDFLYDYEKALVDPSKITIEADRYAKGETGDYDADTKVHYAVLHSELTGEVSKELEQSEKLKYSEDVQKLMKAIDIMEKEVKTSKEEHESRMESAKKQYVDVVAQLKKITYNLMKSDEYSEKDVKQFYKSLKELARERNELMQIIEHREKENKKLEEELHVAQNIGPKIDDQPLTPGELKLFRERESRLNSFVAHIRLELVYINRDILWHMKAIDEVPGTAELLQYEKRFIELYNQVASKHKETKQYYIFYNTLYEVKLYTSKELSLLNSILDNYEEAMSSPRKREEFMTQFESIVDWVNQTVRKVEEKYRNEKEQKATLYNEYSRLMDVQRQYAAALKKLAAERQKFGAHTENHS; encoded by the exons ATGGCagcaaagcaaaaaaatatatttactcgaAATAAGCCTCTTATGAACATTTACAGCGGGATCGATCATGACGGAAAAGAG GTAGAGGTACGAGAGGATGCAGAGCAAATAGTAAAATGGCACGAAATATCAGATGCACTTGTCGCAGCCGGCTACTACCGAGCCCAACTACAAGGCTTGTCACCTTTCGACAAAATAGTTGGCGGGTTAACTTGGTGTATAGAACTCTGCGATATAGATGTGGACATTAGTCTTCTTTTTGAAGAGAATTTAACTATCGGTAAgaaaat aGCATTGACAGAaaagattgtaaaaatattgccaAGTATGAAATGCCCATATATAATTGAACCACATCAGATACAGGGATTGgatttcatcaatatttatCCTTTGATCCAGTGGTTGATAAAGTATTCAAGTGAGTTTCGTGAGGCTAAGGAGGATGAACTAAGGAGATTTGCTGTAATGCAATatgacaaaaattatatatttgaatcaGACAGATCTCGATTTGTACAAAAAGAGAAACTATTGAAAAATTTGGCAATTGTCAGG AATTTATACAAACCCTGTAGAGTGCGCAAAAGGAAAGGTGGACTTCCTGCTAATGAACTAGAGCAAGTTAATGCCACACTTTCTGAATATGATCAACGCATGCTGATGCATGTGTCCAGTAACAAAACTGACAGCAAAAAAGATGAAGGATTGGACTTCTTA tatGATTATGAAAAAGCTTTAGTGGATCCAtctaaaataacaattgaa GCTGACAGATATGCAAAAGGTGAAACTGGTGATTATGATGCAGACACAAAAGTACACTATGCTGTCCTGCACTCAGAACTTACTGGGGAGGTTTCAAAAGAACTTGAACAAAgtgaaaagttaaaatattcagAGGATGTTCAGAAGTTAATGAAAGCAATAGATATAATGGAAAAAGAAGTAAAAACGTCAAAAGAGGAACATGAGAGCAGAATGGAGAGTGCAAAAAAGCAATATGTAGACGTAGTGGCTCagcttaaaaaaatcacatataaCTTAATGAAATCTGATGAATACAG tGAAAAAGATGTAaagcaattttataaatcaCTTAAAGAGTTAGCAAGAGAAAGAAATGAACTCATGCAAATAATAGAACACAGAGAAAAGGAGAACAAGAAATTGGAAGAAGAGTTACA TGTCGCCCAGAACATTGGTCCGAAAATTGATGATCAACCACTTACTCCAGGAGAGTTAAAACTGTTTCGAGAAAGGGAATCAAGGTTGAATTCTTTCGTGGCACACATTCGCTTGGAACTCGTCTACATTAACCGTGATATTTTATGGCACATGAAGGCCATCGACGAGGTCCCTGGCACCGCAGAGCTGTTGCAATACGAGAAGAGATTTATCGAATTATATAATCAAG ttgCATCGAAACACAAAGAAACTaaacagtattatatattttataatacattgtaTGAAGTGAAACTGTATACTTCGAAAGAATTGAGTTTACTGAATTCTATATTGGATAATTATGAAGA AGCAATGTCATCACCTAGAAAGAGAGAAGAATTTATGACGCAATTTGAATCTATAGTTGATTGGGTGAATCAAACTGTCAGGAAAGTCGAGGAAAAATATAGGAATGAGAAGGAACAGAAGGCAACGTTGTACAACGAATACTCGCGACTAATGGACGTTCAGAGACAATATGCAGCGGCACTCAAGAAACTGGCGGCAGAGCGACAGAAATTCGGCGCGCACACCGAAAACCATAGTTGA
- the LOC115450945 gene encoding ubiquinone biosynthesis protein COQ9, mitochondrial, with amino-acid sequence MSNLQKMIRSWRTGYRFISPMISIQINNTQRVMRNYSHNNIEKDIKVAPVATEHEDHQYEENVKNLILEHSLQFVSKSGWSVESLSAGAKAAGYPTITHGLFPNGGGDLVHYFNIKCNEQLVEQMKTWPKENVKDKVPAQFVENAIITRLLMIEPYKDTWPKAMAIQTMPNNVPNCLATLLSLVDDICYHSGDRSVDFNWYVRRVGLAGIYKTAELFYLTDNSQGNTATRNFVASRIRDAQLVQTALNMNPVAAAPQTLTAAFVTAKNILGINTLK; translated from the exons ATGAGCAATTTGCAGAAAATGATCCGCT CGTGGAGGACTGGATATAGATTTATTTCTCCTATGATATCAATTCAAATCAATAACACACAAAGAGTTATGAGAAACTACAGCCATAATAACATTGAAAAGGATATAAAAGTGGCACCAGTAGCTACGGAACATGAAGATCACCAGTATGAAGAAAATGTTAAGAATCTTATCTTAGAACATTCATTACAATTTGTGTCTAAGAGTGGATGGTCCGTGGAGTCATTGAGCGCCGGTGCAAAAGCTGCTGGTTATCCTACAATAACACATGGTCTCTTTCCAAATGGTGGTGGAGATCTTGTCCATTACTTTAACATTAAATGTAATGAGCAATTAGTGGAGCAAATGAAaact TGGCCAAAGGAAAATGTAAAGGATAAAGTACCAGCGCAGTTTGTGGAAAATGCTATTATAACAAGACTCTTGATGATTGAACCATACAA GGATACTTGGCCTAAAGCTATGGCTATACAAACAATGCCTAATAATGTTCCGAACTGTTTGGCAACATTGTTATCTTTGGTTGATGATATATGTTACCACTCTGGAGATCGAAGCGTTGAT tttaactGGTATGTTCGTCGTGTAGGTTTAGCTGGTATTTACAAAACAGCAGAGTTGTTTTATTTGACTGATAATAGCCAAGGAAATACTGCTACAAGGAATTTCGTAGCTTCTAGAATACGAGATGCTCAACTCGTACAAACTGCTCTCAATATGAATCCAGTGGCTGCTGCTCCACAGACACTCACTGCCGCTTTTGTCACA gctaaaaatattttgggcATCAATACACTGAAGTAA
- the LOC115450977 gene encoding suppressor of cytokine signaling 4 produces the protein MNKNYERCSHCTRRKWLATGCLRKWLKPNGLECKHLQRSIDNKRDFSNTDIVNSVFLPDRKPTMNTNKFVKFWKNKLFLTGSVRSLQRYFGNKNNAGEYACSLNKVNDPCTSSDKRLGPVGYEGKKDDIKQYTRCQHSREGHLVLRGHHQHASLETCAIYCQLSKHGWYWGGITSSEAEELLAGQHDNVFLVRDSYDSRHILCVSFRCVGRTLHARLRHANGLFSLNNETFVPVNRISEHCAAVDVKSNLFEMPVKLARPLNRFAKLDSLQMICRFVIRQTVSANVWHMLPLPPNLISYIAGGSDYIVPS, from the exons ATGAATAAAAACTACGAACGGTGTTCCCATTGTACTCGACGTAAATGGCTTGCTACAGGTTGTCTTCGCAAGTGGCTAAAACCTAATGGCTTGGAATGTAAACATTTACAAAGAAGTATTGATAACAAGAGGGATTTCAGCAATACTGATATCgtaaatagtgtttttttacCCGACCGTAAGCCAACTATGAACACaaataagtttgtaaaattttggaaaaataaattattcctcACTGGCAGTGTCAGATCTCTACAAAGATATTTTGGCAACAAAAACAACGCTGGTGAATATGCGTGCAGTCTTAATAAGGTCAATGACCCATGTACATCATCTGACAAAAGATTAGGCCCTGTTGGCTATGAAGGTAAAAAGGatgatataaaacaatacacaaGATGTCAGCATTCTAGAGAAGGGCATCTAGTGCTTCGTGGCCATCATCAACATGCATCTCTTGAAACTTGTGCAATATATTGCCAATTATCAAA GCATGGGTGGTACTGGGGAGGCATTACATCAAGTGAGGCTGAAGAGTTACTAGCTGGACAGCATGACAATGTGTTCTTAGTAAGAGATTCATATGACTCTCGCCACATACTGTGTGTTTCATTTCGCTGTGTTGGCAGAACCCTCCATGCTCGACTGCGACATGCAAATGGACTTTTTTCTCTTAACAATGAAACATTTGTACCAGTAAATAGAATATCAGAACATTGTGCCGCCGTTGATgtgaaatcaaatttatttgagATGCCAGTAAAATTAGCAAGACCTTTAAATAG GTTTGCAAAATTGGACTCTTTGCAAATGATCTGCAGATTTGTTATTCGTCAGACAGTTTCAGCTAATGTATGGCACATGTTGCCTCTGCCACCAAACCTGATTTCATACATAGCTGGGGGAAGTGACTACATAGTGCCCTCATAG